The following are encoded in a window of Thermoanaerobaculia bacterium genomic DNA:
- a CDS encoding right-handed parallel beta-helix repeat-containing protein codes for MAKSSFLVILFCIATVCLLAGEGKVPIYQQTTITQPGHYIVTRDISIASGSVLTIQADEVQVDLGGFTLSTSSSSAAVMEISSGKTDLFFYNGRLKGGMFGIHHMGSSSSIRVSVKDVEIIDPVTSGISMTRVNKADIDHCRIVRSSPDIMALYGILLQGDPGSLECRVTDNVVEGTGFYGIYLDDVTASEIRGNEVTRYAQTDSSYSGIFIIGPSIWQSGGSRIVGNRVRNDGINGVGISVTANATISGNLSIYNGKMGIRCSQGCLIENNTVSFNGTYGIEINGPYNVIRGNNITGNGTTTSHHGISCVSGENLVEDNSVQGNAGYGLYLSPIVFYRDNILRGNGAGAVFSGYDAGGNII; via the coding sequence ATGGCAAAATCAAGTTTCCTGGTTATCCTTTTCTGCATAGCAACAGTATGCCTTTTGGCTGGGGAAGGGAAAGTCCCCATCTACCAGCAGACCACGATCACGCAGCCGGGCCACTACATCGTAACCCGGGATATTTCCATTGCATCGGGCAGTGTTCTTACGATCCAGGCCGATGAAGTCCAGGTCGATCTTGGAGGATTTACGCTCAGCACCAGCTCATCCAGCGCGGCGGTGATGGAAATCTCATCGGGAAAAACGGATCTTTTCTTTTATAACGGACGTCTGAAGGGTGGAATGTTCGGTATTCACCATATGGGATCCTCCAGTTCAATTCGGGTCTCGGTCAAAGATGTGGAAATCATCGATCCGGTCACTTCCGGAATCTCCATGACCAGGGTCAATAAAGCAGATATTGACCACTGCAGGATAGTGAGATCATCGCCTGATATTATGGCACTGTACGGGATTTTGCTTCAGGGAGATCCCGGATCGCTGGAGTGCAGAGTCACCGATAACGTCGTGGAGGGAACTGGATTCTACGGCATCTATCTCGATGATGTGACGGCCAGCGAGATCCGCGGCAATGAAGTGACCCGCTATGCCCAGACGGATTCCAGCTATTCTGGAATCTTTATTATTGGTCCGAGCATCTGGCAGTCTGGCGGTTCTCGGATAGTTGGAAACCGGGTCCGCAATGACGGGATCAATGGAGTGGGTATCTCTGTCACCGCAAACGCGACGATTTCCGGGAATCTTTCCATCTATAACGGGAAGATGGGGATCCGTTGTTCCCAGGGATGTCTGATCGAAAATAATACAGTGTCGTTTAACGGCACATATGGAATAGAGATCAATGGTCCTTACAATGTCATTCGAGGCAATAACATCACCGGGAATGGGACAACCACCAGCCACCATGGTATTTCATGTGTATCCGGGGAAAACCTGGTCGAAGATAATTCGGTGCAGGGAAATGCCGGATATGGGTTGTATCTGAGTCCAATCGTCTTTTATCGTGACAATATTCTTCGTGGCAATGGAGCTGGCGCGGTTTTCAGCGGGTACGATGCCGGGGGCAACATTATCTGA
- the katG gene encoding catalase/peroxidase HPI: MSEENKCPVTGKTGSTTAGRGTSNRDWWPNQLNLGILHQHAPAANPMDPGFNYVEEFKKLDLAALKKDLNALMTDSQDWWPADWGHYGGLFIRMAWHSAGTYRTADGRGGGGTGNQRFAPINSWPDNGNLDKARRLLWPIKQKYGNKISWADLMILTGNCALESMGFKTFGFGGGRTDIWQPEEDIYWGREETWLGDERYSGDRDLENPLAAVQMGLIYVNPEGPNGKPDPVASGRDVRETFARMAMNDEETVALVAGGHTFGKAHGAGDPALVGPEPEAAPIEEQGLGWINKFGSGKGVHTTTSGIEGAWKPNPTAWDMGYFDMLFGYEWELVKSPAGANQWLAKDVKEEHMIPDAHDPTKKHRPMMTTADLSLRFDPIYEPIARRFHKDPDAFADAFARAWFKLTHRDMGPKILYLGPEVPEEDLIWQDPIPAVDHPLIDDSDVAGLKEKVMATGLSVAELVSTAWASASTFRGSDRRGGANGARIRLAPQKDWAVNQPEQLTRVLSVLEGIQKEFNGSRTDGKKVSLADLIVLAGCAAVESAARTAGYAVKVPFTPGRMDALQEQTDVESFVPLEPQADGFRNYQKQVFTVSAEEMLVDRAQLLTLSAPEMTVLVGGLRVLGANTGQSKHGVFTTRVGQLTNDFFVNLLDMGTVWKPTSDAGETFEGRDRKNGDLKWTATRVDLIFGSNSQLRALAEVYAQNDAKDKFVRDFIAAWNKVMMLDRFDLA; encoded by the coding sequence ATGTCTGAAGAAAACAAATGCCCGGTGACGGGCAAAACGGGCAGTACGACTGCCGGAAGAGGTACCTCAAATCGTGACTGGTGGCCCAACCAGCTGAACCTGGGGATCCTTCACCAGCACGCTCCGGCTGCCAATCCGATGGATCCCGGCTTCAACTACGTAGAAGAATTCAAGAAGCTTGATCTTGCGGCCCTGAAAAAGGACCTGAACGCGCTGATGACCGATTCGCAGGACTGGTGGCCTGCCGACTGGGGCCACTACGGCGGTCTCTTTATCCGCATGGCCTGGCACAGTGCGGGTACTTACCGCACGGCTGACGGTCGTGGCGGGGGCGGAACAGGGAACCAGCGCTTTGCGCCGATCAACAGCTGGCCCGACAATGGAAACCTGGACAAGGCACGCCGCCTGCTCTGGCCGATCAAGCAGAAATACGGCAACAAGATTTCCTGGGCCGACCTCATGATCCTGACCGGCAACTGCGCACTGGAGTCAATGGGGTTCAAGACCTTCGGTTTCGGCGGCGGCCGCACAGACATCTGGCAGCCCGAAGAGGATATCTACTGGGGCAGGGAAGAGACCTGGCTGGGCGACGAACGATACAGTGGAGACCGCGATCTTGAGAATCCCCTGGCCGCAGTGCAGATGGGTTTGATCTATGTGAACCCTGAGGGCCCGAATGGGAAGCCTGATCCCGTGGCCTCGGGACGTGATGTGCGTGAAACCTTTGCCCGCATGGCGATGAACGACGAAGAGACTGTAGCGCTTGTTGCGGGTGGACACACCTTTGGCAAGGCTCACGGCGCGGGAGATCCGGCACTGGTAGGTCCTGAACCGGAAGCCGCTCCCATCGAGGAGCAGGGTCTGGGCTGGATCAACAAGTTTGGATCCGGCAAGGGCGTGCACACTACGACGAGCGGCATCGAGGGAGCCTGGAAGCCCAATCCCACAGCGTGGGACATGGGCTACTTCGATATGCTTTTCGGCTACGAGTGGGAACTGGTCAAGAGCCCGGCCGGAGCCAATCAGTGGCTGGCCAAAGACGTCAAGGAAGAGCACATGATTCCGGACGCCCATGACCCCACAAAGAAGCACCGGCCCATGATGACCACGGCCGACCTGTCCCTTCGCTTCGACCCGATCTACGAACCCATCGCACGCCGATTCCACAAGGACCCGGATGCCTTCGCCGACGCCTTTGCCCGTGCCTGGTTTAAATTGACCCACCGGGACATGGGGCCCAAGATCCTCTATCTCGGTCCGGAAGTCCCCGAAGAGGATCTGATCTGGCAGGACCCGATCCCCGCTGTCGATCATCCCCTGATCGATGACAGCGATGTTGCCGGTCTGAAGGAAAAGGTTATGGCTACGGGCCTGTCAGTCGCGGAGCTAGTCTCTACCGCATGGGCTTCGGCCTCGACCTTCCGGGGGTCGGACAGGCGCGGAGGAGCCAACGGCGCGCGCATTCGCCTCGCGCCACAAAAGGACTGGGCCGTGAACCAGCCGGAACAGCTGACCAGGGTCCTGAGTGTACTGGAAGGGATTCAGAAAGAATTCAACGGCTCCCGGACGGATGGCAAGAAGGTCTCTCTGGCGGACCTCATTGTCCTGGCCGGATGTGCCGCTGTTGAATCGGCGGCCAGAACTGCGGGGTACGCGGTGAAGGTACCCTTTACCCCGGGCCGCATGGACGCCCTTCAGGAACAGACCGACGTGGAATCTTTTGTACCGCTGGAGCCCCAGGCCGACGGTTTTCGCAATTACCAGAAACAGGTCTTTACTGTATCGGCTGAGGAGATGCTCGTGGACCGGGCGCAGCTGTTGACCCTGAGCGCACCTGAGATGACGGTGCTGGTGGGTGGTCTGCGTGTCCTGGGCGCCAACACAGGTCAGTCAAAACACGGTGTTTTTACAACCAGGGTCGGGCAGTTGACAAATGACTTTTTCGTCAACCTGCTGGACATGGGTACAGTGTGGAAGCCAACCTCCGATGCCGGGGAAACGTTTGAAGGGCGGGACCGAAAGAATGGAGATCTCAAGTGGACTGCCACCCGCGTGGACCTGATTTTCGGCTCCAACTCGCAGCTGCGCGCCCTGGCCGAGGTCTATGCTCAAAACGATGCAAAGGATAAGTTCGTGCGGGATTTCATTGCGGCGTGGAACAAGGTTATGATGCTGGACCGGTTCGACCTCGCCTGA
- a CDS encoding transcriptional repressor has protein sequence MTDFPGKVENRLSLLKEALHRAGVRVTPQRLEIFREVTGSVDHPDAEAVFQGVRERMPALSLDTVYRTLWLFRDLGLIRTLTPSHDRARFDANLEPHHHVVCTRCGKTRDFLSEEFSGLSIPEDVHSFGTIESTHVEVRGLCRVCARHESASKTSRRNEGNIGKKGGKNV, from the coding sequence GTGACTGACTTTCCCGGCAAAGTTGAGAATAGGCTTTCCCTGCTGAAAGAGGCCCTGCACCGGGCCGGTGTGAGGGTTACCCCTCAGAGGCTGGAGATCTTCCGCGAGGTGACCGGATCCGTTGATCATCCCGATGCGGAAGCCGTTTTTCAGGGTGTTCGGGAACGGATGCCGGCTCTCTCCCTGGACACCGTATACCGCACGCTCTGGCTCTTTCGCGACCTCGGTCTGATCCGGACCCTCACACCATCCCACGATCGCGCACGGTTCGACGCCAATCTCGAACCTCACCATCACGTTGTCTGCACACGGTGCGGAAAGACAAGAGATTTTCTCAGTGAGGAATTCAGCGGCCTGTCCATCCCCGAAGATGTTCACTCCTTCGGGACGATCGAGTCCACCCACGTGGAAGTGCGGGGTCTGTGCCGTGTGTGCGCCCGGCATGAGAGCGCTTCGAAAACATCAAGACGGAATGAAGGAAACATAGGTAAAAAAGGAGGAAAGAATGTCTGA